A single region of the Populus nigra chromosome 2, ddPopNigr1.1, whole genome shotgun sequence genome encodes:
- the LOC133682147 gene encoding protein NRT1/ PTR FAMILY 4.5-like produces MGISRDVKIESKPERRLGGNRAAFFVYAMEGLENMAFVCMIASLMTYFSGYMNFSLTKSATTLTNFVGTSFLVALFGGFICDTYWTRFKTCVLFGCAEFLGYALLTVQAHFHQLRPIPCKDVSSDQCEAADGSQSAILFTGLYLIAFGTSGIKAALPSLGADQFDENDPKEAIQLSSFFNWFLLSLTIGAIIGVTVIVWLSANLGWDLGFGVCAIAVFFAIIFVGMGKSLYRNNVPKGSPLARIAQVFVAAIRNRDLPIPERAEELHEIHDKEAGVKQEILPRTGQFRFLDRAAIANTTDCASTSINHGPWRLCTVTQVEETKILLRMLPVILSTVFMNTCLAQLQTFSVQQSTTMDTNVFGFKVPGPSLPVIPLLFMFVMIPIYERFFVPLARKITGIPTGIRHLQRVGVGLVLSVISMAVSGVVETWRKSVAIEHNMVDSTEPLPMSFLWLGFQFAIFGAADMFTLVGLLEFFYAESSAGMKSLGTAISWCSVAFGYFLSSVVVQVVNKVTGGWLASDNLNRDKLNYFYWLLAGISTVNFGVYLTCASWYRYKDRGALNQIENGGEDDAKGKVQMVEI; encoded by the exons ATG GGCATCTCAAGAGATGTTAAAATCGAATCCAAGCCAGAAAGAAGGCTAGGAGGAAACAGAGCTGCATTCTTTGTATACG CTATGGAGGGACTAGAAAACATGGCATTCGTCTGTATGATTGCGAGCCTGATGACTTATTTCTCTGGGTACATGAACTTCAGCCTAACCAAATCTGCCACTACACTTACCAACTTCGTTGGTACTTCTTTCTTAGTGGCGCTGTTTGGAGGGTTCATATGTGATACCTATTGGACAAGATTCAAGACTTGTGTCTTGTTTGGATGCGCGGAATTCTTG GGATATGCCCTCCTGACGGTTCAAGCACACTTCCACCAACTAAGACCAATTCCTTGCAAAGACGTTTCATCTGATCAGTGTGAGGCTGCTGATGGTAGCCAATCTGCAATACTTTTCACCGGTCTGTACCTTATTGCATTTGGTACTAGTGGCATCAAAGCAGCTCTGCCATCTTTAGGAGCTGACCAATTCGACGAGAACGACCCCAAGGAGGCAATTCAATTGTCTAGTTTCTTCAACTGGTTCTTGCTTAGCCTCACCATTGGAGCTATAATAGGAGTCACTGTTATTGTATGGTTAAGTGCTAACCTAGGCTGGGATTTGGGGTTTGGTGTGTGTGCCATAGCAGTCTTTTTCGCCATTATCTTTGTAGGCATGGGCAAGTCCTTGTATCGGAACAATGTACCCAAGGGAAGCCCCCTCGCACGCATTGCACAG GTATTTGTGGCTGCAATCCGGAACCGCGACCTTCCAATTCCAGAGAGGGCTGAAGAATTACATGAAATTCATGACAAAGAAGCGGGGGTGAAACAAGAAATTCTTCCGAGGACTGGCCAATTCag GTTCTTGGACCGGGCAGCAATCGCAAACACTACTGACTGTGCATCAACATCAATCAACCATGGACCTTGGAGGCTATGCACAGTGACACAAGTTGAAGAAACAAAGATCTTGCTTCGCATGCTTCCAGTTATACTTAGCACAGTTTTCATGAACACATGCTTAGCTCAGCTCCAAACTTTTTCGGTCCAACAAAGCACCACCATGGACACAAACGTCTTTGGCTTTAAAGTCCCTGGCCCCTCACTACCAGTAATCCCCCTACTATTCATGTTTGTTATGATCCCAATATACGAACGCTTCTTTGTACCACTTGCTCGAAAGATCACAGGGATTCCAACTGGAATTCGACACCTCCAGCGCGTTGGAGTCGGGCTAGTGCTCTCAGTCATCTCCATGGCAGTTTCTGGAGTTGTGGAAACATGGCGCAAATCGGTGGCTATTGAACACAACATGGTTGACTCTACTGAGCCCCTGCCAATGAGTTTCTTATGGCTTGGTTTCCAATTCGCCATTTTTGGAGCAGCTGATATGTTCACATTAGTTGGACTGCTAGAATTTTTCTATGCAGAGAGCTCGGCCGGAATGAAATCGCTGGGCACAGCTATCTCATGGTGTTCAGTGGCATTTGGCTACTTCTTGAGCTCTGTGGTGGTGCAGGTGGTAAACAAAGTTACTGGTGGATGGCTGGCTAGCGACAATTTAAATAGAGACAAGTTGAACTACTTTTACTGGCTATTAGCAGGCATCAGCACAGTGAATTTTGGAGTTTACTTGACGTGTGCATCTTGGTATAGATATAAGGACAGGGGGGCactgaatcaaatagaaaacggTGGTGAAGACGATGCCAAGGGAAAAGTTCAAATGGTAGAAATTTAG
- the LOC133682715 gene encoding serpin-ZX-like, translated as MDLRESIGNQTDVALSLSKQILLTESNNSNLVFSPLSIEVLLSLIASGSKGSTLEQLLSFLKSKSSDHLNSFSSQLLAVVLTDGSASGGPQLKFANGVWVDNSLSLKPSFKQVVGSTYKAATNQVDFQTKAVEVTSEVNTWAENETNGLIKEVLPSGSVDRTTRLILTNALYFKGAWNEKFDASTTKDDDFYLLNGGSVRVPFMTSKKKQFVCDFDGFKVLALPYKQGEDKRKFSMYFYLPDAKDGLQALVEKMASESGFLDRHLPPKQVKVDDFRIPRFKISFGFEASNALKGLGLVSPFSNEADLTEMVDSSAGQGLCVSSIFHKSFIEVNEEGTEAAAASAGVIALRGIDIPTKIDFVADHPFLFLIREDMTGVVMFVGHVLDPSQAN; from the exons ATGGATCTCCGTGAATCGATCGGGAACCAAACCGACGTGGCATTGAGTCTCTCCAAGCAAATCCTCTTAACCGAATCCAACAACTCCAACTTGGTGTTCTCGCCGCTGTCAATTGAGGTGCTGCTCAGTCTCATCGCCTCCGGGTCCAAGGGCAGCACACTTGAGCAGTTGCTCTCCTTCCTCAAGTCCAAGTCCAGCGATCACCTCAACTCCTTCTCCTCTCAGTTATTGGCGGTTGTTCTCACCGACGGGAGCGCCAGTGGTGGGCCACAATTGAAGTTCGCCAATGGCGTTTGGGTGGATAACTCACTCTCTCTTAAGCCTTCTTTCAAACAGGTTGTGGGCAGCACCTATAAGGCTGCGACTAATCAAGTTGATTTCCAAACCAAG gCTGTTGAAGTGACCAGTGAAGTTAACACTTGGGCTGAAAATGAGACCAATGGCCTTATCAAAGAGGTTCTGCCTTCTGGGTCAGTTGACAGAACGACAAGGCTCATCTTAACAAATGCACTCTATTTCAAAGGAGCTTGGAATGAGAAGTTTGATGCATCAACCACAAAAGATGATGATTTCTACCTGTTGAACGGGGGCTCGGTTCGTGTGCCGTTTATGACTAGCAAGAAGAAGCAATTTGTATGTGACTTTGATGGTTTTAAAGTCTTAGCTCTTCCTTATAAACAAGGTGAAGATAAACGCAAGTTCTCTATGTACTTCTACCTTCCAGATGCTAAAGATGGGCTGCAAGCTTTGGTTGAGAAAATGGCTTCTGAATCTGGATTCTTAGATCGCCACCTTCCACCAAAACAAGTAAAAGTGGATGACTTTAGGATTCCAAGGTTCAAGATTTCCTTTGGGTTTGAAGCTTCCAACGCTCTAAAGGGACTAGGATTGGTGTCGCCTTTCTCTAATGAAGCAGACTTGACTGAGATGGTAGACTCTTCTGCAGGGCAGGGCCTGTGTGTTTCAAGCATATTCCATAAATCATTTATTGAAGTGAATGAAGAAGGCACAGAAGCTGCAGCTGCTTCTGCTGGTGTTATAGCATTGAGAGGTATTGATATTCCCACTAAGATAGACTTTGTTGCTGACCACCCATTCCTTTTCCTCATCAGAGAAGACATGACTGGAGTGGTAATGTTCGTAGGCCACGTCCTCGACCCCTCACAGGCCAATTAA
- the LOC133682731 gene encoding nucleobase-ascorbate transporter 3-like, with amino-acid sequence MGETAHTHQQPPPPQAAAAPPPSSLAFSKGPSWAPAEQLHQLQYCIQSNPPWYQTCLLAFQHYIVMLGTTVLITRTLVTQMGGDPGDAARVIQTLVFMSGINTLLQTMIGTRLPTVMGPSYAFVLPVLSIIRDYNDETFSKDHDRFVDIMRTIQGSLIVSSFVNIILGYSKGWGTLTRFFSPITIVPVVCVVGLGLFMRGFPLLANCVEIGLPMLILLVICQYLKRFQYSSVHPVLEMFGLLICVGIIWAFAAILTVAGAYNNVGYQTKQSCRTDRSYLVSSSPWVRVPYPFQWGAPKFRASHVFGMIGAALVSSAESTGTFFAAARLAGATSPPAHVLSRSIGLQGVGLLLNGIFGAAVGITASVENVGLLGLTHIGSRRVVQVSTAFMFFFSIFGKFGALFASIPLAIFAAAYCVLYGIVAAIGISFIQFSNNNSMRNHYVLGLALFLGISIPQYFVSNTTGDGHGPVRADGGWFNDILNTVFSSPPTVAMIVGTLLDNLLEAKKNANDRGIPWWKPFQNRKGDSRSDEYYSMPIRMNEWMPTRYL; translated from the exons ATGGGAGAAACAGCTCACACCCACCAgcagccaccaccaccacaagcagcagcagcaccaccTCCATCATCACTTGCTTTTTCAAAAGGTCCCTCTTGGGCTCCGGCTGAGCAACTCCACCAGCTCCAGTACTGCATCCAGTCCAATCCCCCTTGGT ATCAGACATGTCTGCTGGCTTTCCAACACTACATTGTGATGCTTGGAACTACGGTCTTGATTACACGTACTCTTGTGACTCAAATGGGCGGCGACCCT GGTGATGCTGCCCGTGTGATTCAAACGTTGGTGTTCATGTCAGGAATCAATACACTGCTTCAGACAATGATTGGAACACGGCTTCCCACAGTGATGGGACCTTCCTATGCTTTTGTACTGCCAGTTTTATCAATCATCAGAGATTACAATGATGAAACTTTCTCAAAAGACCATGAT AGATTTGTAGACATTATGAGAACTATACAAGGATCACTGATTGTGTCTTCCTTCGTCAACATCATTCTCGGGTATAGCAAAGGATGGGGTACTTTAACAAG GTTCTTTAGTCCCATTACTATTGTACCTGTGGTTTGTGTTGTGGGTCTTGGTCTGTTTATGAGGGGCTTTCCACTG CTTGCCAACTGTGTTGAGATTGGCCTGCCTATGCTGATTCTGCTAGTCATTTGTCAG TATTTGAAGCGTTTCCAATATTCCAGTGTCCATCCTGTACTTGAGATGTTTGGCTTACTCATCTGCGTTGGTATTATTTGGGCTTTCGCTGCTATCCTCACTGTTGCTGGTGCTTACAACAATGTGGGGTATCAAACTAAACAGAGTTGCCGCACAGACCGATCATATCTTGTATCATCTTCTCCATG ggttagaGTCCCATACCCGTTTCAATGGGGTGCACCTAAATTTAGAGCAAGTCATGTCTTCGGGATGATTGGAGCAGCACTTGTTTCATCTGCAGAG TCAACTGGAACGTTTTTTGCTGCTGCACGGCTTGCAGGTGCTACGAGCCCCCCAGCTCATGTTCTGAGCCGAAGTATTGGTCTACAG GGTGTTGGCTTGCTGCTTAATGGGATTTTTGGTGCTGCTGTTGGCATCACTGCATCTGT CGAAAATGTTGGGCTTCTTGGACTTACACACATAGGGAGCCGAAGAGTGGTGCAGGTTTCAACtgctttcatgttttttttctcaatctttg GGAAATTTGGTGCCTTGTTCGCGTCTATTCCTCTGGCAATATTTGCTGCCGCATACTGTGTGCTATATGGCATCGTTG CTGCAATTGGGATTTCATTTATACAGTTTTCAAACAATAATTCCATGAGAAACCATTATGTTTTGGGTCTGGCTTTGTTCCTTGGGATATCGATACCACAGTATTTTGTCAGCAACACCACTGGGGATGGACATGGACCAGTTAGAGCAGATGGTGGATGG TTCAATGACATATTGAATACAGTTTTCTCATCACCTCCAACGGTAGCAATGATTGTTGGGACATTGCTTGATAACCTATTGGAAGCAAAGAAGAACGCCAACGACCGAGGAATTCCATGGTGGAAGCCTTTCCAGAACAGGAAGGGTGATAGTAGAAGCGACGAGTACTACAGCATGCCTATCAGGATGAATGAGTGGATGCCCACCAgatatctttga
- the LOC133682827 gene encoding probable disease resistance protein At4g33300 has protein sequence MAVTDLFAGEIATELLKLLFSISRKSCPCKSSAESLMASVNELMPIIQEIKYSGVELPSNRQFQLDSLSRTLTEGLELSRKVLASNRWNVYKNLQLARKMEKMEKKISTFINGPLQTHILADVHHMRFETTERFDKLDWSAKRLEERIGNLKIGLGGGGGGVGGWMDEAVKRVEEERKWDGSFGQNFYLGLGIEEGKRKVKEMVFEREIFNVVGICGIGGSGKTTLANEICRDDQVRRHFENRILFLTVSQSPNVEQLRAKILGFITGADGMGGMGNDLVQKWNFQFEWRIGAPALIVLDDVWSLKVLEQLIYKVAGCKTLVVSRFKFQTVFDATYNVELLRGDEAISLFCHSAFGKTSIPLAADSNLVKQIVDECKGLPLALKVIGASLRDQPEMYWASAKKRLSRGEPICESHESKLHDRMAISTQFLSKKVRECFLDLGSFPEDKKIPLDVLINVWVEIHDLDDEEAFAILVELSDKNLLTLVRDARAGDKYSSYYEICVVQHDVLRDLAIHLSSCGDVNGCKRLLMPRREAQLPKEWERNADRPFNAQIVSIHTGEMNEMDWFRMDFPKAEVLILNFSANEFLLPPFIDDMPKLRALVMINYSTSNAIVGNFSVFSNLANLKSLWLEKVSLARLTEFTVPLKKLRKISLILCKINNSLDDSVIDLSHIFPCLLELTIDHCEDLIQLPSSISRLQSLKSLSITNCHNLEKLPPNLGNLKSLQILRLYACPTLKMLPPSISDLVCLKFLDISQCVNLKALPEGIGKLSRLEKIDMRECSLMKLPYSVASLESLRVVICDEDVSCLWMDLKKVNLDVQVAEKCFSLDWLDDC, from the exons ATGGCGGTCACAGACCTCTTTGCAGGGGAGATAGCCACCGAACTCCTCAAATTGCTATTTTCAATATCAAGAAAATCCTGCCCGTGCAAATCAAGTGCAGAATCTTTAATGGCAAGCGTAAACGAACTCATGCCTATAATTCAAGAGATCAAGTACTCCGGTGTTGAACTCCCTTCCAACCGCCAATTCCAACTCGACAGTCTCTCTCGCACTCTCACTGAAGGCCTTGAGCTCTCCCGCAAAGTCTTAGCTTCAAACCGCTGGAACGTCTACAAAAACCTTCAGCTAGCAAGAAAGATGGAAaagatggaaaagaaaatatccACGTTTATCAACGGACCTTTACAGACACATATATTAGCTGACGTGCATCACATGAGGTTTGAAACTACAGAGAGGTTCGATAAGTTGGACTGGTCAGCCAAGAGGCTAGAGGAGAGGATAGGGAACTTGAAGATCGGGTtgggaggtggtggtggtggtgttggtggCTGGATGGACGAAGCGGTGAAGAGAGTGGAGGAGGAGAGGAAGTGGGATGGTAGTTTTGGGCAAAATTTTTATCTGGGGTTGGGGATTGAAGAAGGGAAGAGGAAGGTGAAAGAAAtggtttttgagagagagattttCAATGTTGTTGGAATTTGTGGGATTGGTGGGTCAGGCAAAACTACTTTGGCTAATGAAATTTGTAGAGATGATCAAGTTAGAC GTCACTTTGAGAACAGGATTTTGTTCTTGACAGTATCACAGTCTCCGAACGTGGAGCAATTGAGGGCGAAAATTTTGGGGTTTATTACAGGGGCTGATGGAATGGGTGGTATGGGCAATGATTTGGTCCAAAAATGgaattttcaatttgaatgGAGAATTGGAGCCCCAGCGTTGATTGTTCTTGATGATGTGTGGTCACTCAAGGTGCTTGAGCAGCTCATTTATAAAGTTGCTGGATGTAAAACACTTGTGGTTTCGCGTTTCAAATTCCAGACAGTTTTTGATGCTACTTACAATGTCGAATTGTTGAGAGGAGATGAAGCAATCTCCTTGTTTTGCCACTCTGCTTTTGGAAAGACATCTATTCCACTTGCTGCTGATTCAAATTTGGTCAAGCAG ATCGTTGATGAGTGTAAAGGCCTGCCCTTGGCTCTCAAAGTGATTGGAGCTTCGCTAAGGGACCAACCTGAAATGTATTGGGCAAGTGCAAAAAAGAGGCTGTCAAGAGGTGAACCTATTTGTGAGTCTCATGAAAGCAAGTTGCATGATAGGATGGCCATTAGTACCCAGTTCTTATCTAAAAAGGTCAGGGAATGTTTCTTGGATTTGGGATCCTTCCCTGAAGATAAGAAGATCCCTCTTGATGTTCTCATCAATGTGTGGGTCGAGATACACGACCTTGATGATGAAGAAGCATTTGCAATTCTTGTTGAGCTATCTGACAAGAATCTTCTCACCCTGGTGAGGGATGCACG AGCTGGAGACAAGTATAGCAGCTACTATGAGATTTGTGTGGTGCAACATGATGTGTTGCGGGACCTTGCTATTCATTTGAGCTCGTGTGGAGATGTAAATGGGTGCAAGCGATTACTTATGCCAAGAAGAGAAGCGCAGCTTCCAAAAGAATGGGAGAGAAATGCGGATAGACCATTCAATGCTCAAATTGTTTCAATTCATACTg GTGAAATGAATGAAATGGATTGGTTCCGCATGGATTTTCCCAAGGCTGAAGTGCTCATCCTGAACTTCTCAGCAAATGAGTTCTTATTGCCTCCTTTCATTGATGACATGCCAAAGCTCAGGGCATTGGTAATGATAAATTACAGTACAAGCAACGCAATCGTTGGCAACTTCTccgttttttctaatttagctAATTTGAAGAGCCTTTGGCTTGAGAAAGTATCCCTTGCTCGATTAACTGAATTTACTgtccctttaaaaaaattacgaaaaaTATCTCTAATCCTGTGCAAGATAAACAACAGCCTTGATGATTCTGTCATAGACTTATCCCACATATTCCCTTGTCTCTTAGAGCTTACAATCGATCACTGTGAAGATTTAATCCAGTTGCCCTCCAGCATTTCTAGGTTGCAATCACTCAAGAGTCTGAGTATCACCAATTGCCACAACCTAGAGAAACTGCCTCCCAATCTGGGCAACTTAAAATCTCTACAAATTCTAAGGCTGTATGCTTGTCCAACCCTGAAAATGCTTCCCCCAAGTATATCTGACCTAGTTTGCTTGAAGTTCTTAGACATCTCTCAATGTGTCAATTTGAAAGCTCTTCCAGAAGGGATTGGTAAGCTATCAAGGTTGGAGAAGATTGACATGAGAGAGTGCTCACTGATGAAGCTGCCATATTCTGTTGCATCATTAGAGTCTTTACGTGTAGTAATCTGCGATGAAGATGTTTCTTGTTTATGGATGGATTTGAAGAAGGTTAATCTTGATGTCCAAGTTGCCGAGAAATGCTTCAGTCTGGACTGGCTTGAtgattgttaa
- the LOC133681822 gene encoding protein OSB1, mitochondrial-like: MIKPYRIGFLIRNLSRFSLQRLAPFSSSSAANLRFSNSSTDEDELDEINDSAVYRHTISTQRPSTVEWKPSLVNLVRFIGTVDRSPIIYKTKGGGFGCYTLLYARDPHDSNRWFRILVETWCEMAKMCIQHVKPNDIIYVSGHLESYLSFDRTGNPSSSYKIIANELCYIAQHNQRSDCQSLEEPESETCLKFKEPESSACQKYTEPYSGAGTGMENNKNHLCLWKAFFSSPHEWWDNRKFKKNSKLPDFKHKISGDALWLRPDDPLWIKTKLQLLDWKAGEHCEEERHKNHLYLWQVFFASPHEWWDNRKNKKNSVSPDFKHKDTGEALWLSPNDPPWVKRQIQLLDLSMAVQHQERGAGPRVSHWVYED; encoded by the exons ATGATTAAGCCGTATCGTATCGGGTTCCTGATTAGGAACCTGTCCCGATTTTCACTTCAAAGACTCGCTCCCTTCTCTTCATCGTCTGCTGCAAACCTTAGATTTTCGAATTCTTCTACGGATGAAGACGAGTTAGACGAAATCAATGATAGCGCAGTTTATCGACACACTATCTCAACCCAGCGGCCGTCCACCGTAGAATGGAAACCGAGTTTGGTGAATTTGGTTAGATTTATCGGTACAGTGGATCGGTCCCCGATAATCTACAAAACTAAAGGCGGTGGATTTGGTTGTTACACTCTACTCTACGCAAGAGATCCACATGATTCGAATCGCTGGTTCAG GATTCTAGTGGAGACGTGGTGTGAAATGGCGAAAATGTGCATTCAACATGTAAAGCCAAACGATATTATCTATGTTTCGGGTCATTTAGAATCTTACCTCAGTTTTGACAGGACTGGAAATCCAAGTTCCAGTTACAAG ATAATTGCGAATGAATTGTGTTACATTGCACAACATAATCAACGGTCAGACTGCCAAAGCCTTGAGGAACCAGAGTCAGAGACCTGCCTAAAATTCAAGGAACCAGAATCAAGTGCTTGTCAAAAATACACGGAGCCATATTCAGGAg CTGGAACtggcatggaaaacaacaaaaaccatcTTTGCTTATGGAAAGCATTTTTCAGCAGCCCACATGAGTGGTGGGATAACaggaaatttaagaaaaattcaaagttgCCTGATTTTAAGCACAAGATTAGTGGTGATGCTCTGTGGTTGAGACCAGATGATCCACTGTGGATCAAAACAAAACTTCAATTGCTTGATTGGAAAGCGGGAGAACATTGTGAAGAGGAAAGGCACAAAAACCACCTTTACTTGTGGCAAGTGTTCTTCGCCAGCCCACATGAATGGTGGGATAAcaggaaaaataagaaaaactcaGTGTCTCCAGATTTTAAGCACAAGGATACTGGTGAAGCTCTTTGGTTGAGTCCTAATGATCCCCCTTGGGTAAAAAGACAAATCCAATTGCTTGATTTAAGCATGGCTGTACAACACCAAGAGAGAGGTGCAGGTCCTCGTGTCTCTCATTGGGTGTATGAAGACTGA